In Beutenbergia cavernae DSM 12333, the DNA window CGACCTCCGCCCCGTCCCCCACCTCACCGACGACGTCGAGATCGCCGGCGGACTCCAGCATCAGGCGCAGGCCGGCGCGCACGAGAGGGTCGTCGTCGACCAGGAGCACACGCGTCACGGCTCCCACGGTATCCGTGCGTCGAGGCGGAACTGTCCGCCGTCGATCCCGTGCGTCACGGTTCCGCGGTCGCCATCGCGTCCGACGTGCAGCCGGACCCGCTCGCCCAGGCCGTGCAGCCCGGTGCGGGCCCCCGGCAGCTCGCTGGACGTCACGCCGATCGGCACGGGGTTGGCGACGGCGACGACGGCGAGTCCTCGCTCCACCTGGATCCGCACGTGCACCTCGGCCCCCGGCGCGTGCTTCCGCGCGTTCGTGAGCCCTTCCTGCACGACGCGGTACACGGTCCGCTGGACGCCGTCCGGGATGGCCTCACCGACGCCGATCGGCCGGAGGGCGTCATCGGCGCCGTCCCCCGGCACGTCCAGCGTGAACCGGACCCGCTGACCGGCCGACTCCGACTCCTGCACGAGGCGCGGGAGACCAGCGAGCGTCGGCGCGGGAGGCGCCGCGCCGTCGTCGTCCTCGCCTGAGCCGCGCAGCACCTGCAGGACGCCGCGCAGCTCCTCGAGCGCCAGGTGGGCGTTGCTGCGCACCACACCGACCGATCGCTCCAGGTCCGCCGGCGTGAGCGGCGGCGCTCCCGCGGCCGCCACCTGGTTCACGCGGTACTCGAGCGCGCCCGCGTGCACGGCGAGCAGCGACAGCCGGTGGGCGAGGACGTCGTGCATCTCGCGGGCGATGCGCTCCCGTTCGGCGTCCCTGGCGCGTTCCAGCCGGAGCCCTTCCTCACGCCGCGCCGCATCCGCACGCTCGCGCAGCACGAGGAGGACCTGACGCCGCGCCCGGACCGCGAGCCCGGCGATCATCACGACGAGCAGGAGGAGCGCGACGAGGACGACCCACGTGACAGCGGAGCCGACCTCGGCCGGGAAGTACGTCGTGAGGTACGGGAGCCCGAGCGCCAGGGCCAGCGCGGTGACGGGCAGCGACCAGCGCCAGCCGCGGTGCAGCGCCAGCGAGAAGAGGCACACGAGGGAGGCGCCGGTCGCGCTGTTGGAGAACGAGCCGACGACGGCGGCCATGAGCCCGAGTGCGACGGGGAACCGGCGTCGCCACCACATGGCCACGCACATGAGCGCGCCGGCCATGAGGTCCACGCGGAACAACCAGGCGGGGATGTCGAAGCCGCTGAGGAGCGCTCGCGTCTCGGCGAGCCAGATCCCGACGGCTACCACGAAGAACACCGAGTCGACGATCCAGTCGCGCGTCGTGCGGGGCGCCGCGCGCCGCGGGTCGAGGAGCGACGGCTCGTCGACGGCGCGGGCCAGCTCGCCGGGGAGCGCCCACGACTCCACGGCGCCCGGCGAGGAGCGCCCGGCCGACGTCGTCATCCCCCGAGCCTAGGGACCGCCGCATCGTTCGTCCTCGGCCGGACGGTCGGAGCACTGGCCGATCGGCCGGTCGTCGTGGCCGACCGACCGATGCCACAGGACGGGCACGCTAGGAACACTCGAGGCGTGCCTGCCCCTACCCGCCTCGAGCCGAGCTCCACGGACCGCGCCCTGACCTGGCTCCTGCTGGTCGGGGGCGGGGCGCTGCTCGGCTGGGGCGTCTTCGCGATGCACGGCTGGTTGCTCGACCTGGAGTGGTTCCCGTGGCGTGGACCGGTCGAGCTGGTCGGCCGGTTCGCCGACGCGACGGGTCCCTGGGCGCCCGCGGTCTTCGTGGGCGCGGGCATCGTTCTCGGCGCCGTCCTGGCTCTGCTCTCCGTGGCGGACGAGGTGAGGGTGACGGTCGCCGACGACGCCGTAACGATCGTCAAGGGCGACTCGACGCGGACGCACCGGGCCGAGGACGTCCGCGAGGCGCTCCTCGACGCGAAGCACCTCGTGCTCGTGGCTGAGAACGGGACCGACCTCGCCCGCGTCAAGGTCGAGGTCGGGGGCGACGCCCTCGCCTCCGCCTTCACCCAGCATGGCTACCGATGGACCGACCCCACCCACCCCAAACCACCGACCCCGACGGACGGATGATCACATGACGGCGTTCGAGCTCGACGCCTTGACCAAGGACTTCTCCGGCACGCTCGCGGCGGACGCCGTGTCGGTGAGCGTGCCGGTCGGGTCCCTCACCGGCCTGGTCGGCCCGAACGGCGCCGGCAAGACGACGTCGCTCTCGATGGCCGTCGGCCTGCTGCGCCCGGACTCCGGCACCGCCCGGGTGCACGGCATCGACGTCTGGGCGGACCCGACGCGCGCGAAGGCGATGCTCGGTGTCCTGCCGGACGGCCTCGCCCTCCCGGAACGACTGACCGGCGCGGAACTGCTGCGCTACTGGGGACTCCTCCGCGGCATGGCGCCGGACGTCGTCGCCTCACGGACCGCCGAGCTGCTGCGGATCCTCGAGCTCGACGAGGCGGAGGCCAAGGGCGTCCTCGTCATCGAGTACTCCACCGGGATGCGCAAGAAGATCGGGCTCGCGACAGCGCTCCTGCACTCCCCCAAGGTGCTGGTGCTGGACGAGCCGTTCGAGGCGGTCGACCCCGTGTCGGCGCGCGTGCTGCGCGCCATCATGCGGCGGTTCGTCGCCGCCGGCGGGTCGATCGTCATCTCGTCGCACGTGATGTCGCTCGTCGAGGACCTGTGCGACCGCGTCGCGATCATCGCGAAGGGCGAGGTCGTCGCCGCCGGCACGCTCGACGAGGTGCGCGGCGACGGCTCCCTCGAGGACGTCTTCGTCCGGCTCGTCGGCGAGCGCAGCATCGGAGAGGAGGAGCTCGCATGGTTGGGATCCTGATCCGGCTGCGCTTCACGATCCAGCGGCACACGCTGAGCTGGAAGCGCCACCTCGGCCGAGCCCTGGGTCTGGTGGCCGCGGCGCTCACGTGGGCCGCCGTCCTCTTCGCGGAACCAGCGGCGCGGCACGACGTGCTCGTGGTCGCGCTGGCGATGTGGCTCGTCGGTTGGGTCATCGGGCCGATCCTCACGTCCGGCGCGAGCGTGCTCCGTCCCGAGTACTTCACGCTCCTGCCCCTCCCGGCGAGACGGCTGGGCCTCAGCCTGCTGGCCTCCGTCTTCGTGGGCGTCGGCGCCGCCGCCACCGGCGCGGGCTTCCTCGCCATCGCCGGCTACGGCGCGGTGAGCAGCCAGGCGTGGACCGCCGTCGTCGGGCTGCTGGCCGCCGCCCTGTTCCTCGTCGGCGTCGTCGCACTCTCCCGCACCGTGTACGCGCTGCTCGGCGCCGCGATGCGGTCCCGGCTCGGCCTCGAGCTCGCCGCGATCCAGTACGGGGCCCTCTTCGCCGGCGTGTTCGCGGGCTGGCTCATCGTCTCGCCCATCGTCACGGCGGTGCCGACGTTCCTCTCGGAGGGCCTCGGCGGCACGCCGGCAGCGGTGCTCGACGCCTCGCCGGCCGGCTGGCCCGTGCGCGCCGTGGATGCGGCCGCTGACGGCGACGTGGCCGCCGCGCTGGGGTGGCTGGGCCTGCTGGCCGCGTTCGCCGCACTCGCCGTCGCGGCGGCGGTCCGGCTCCTCACCCCGTACGTCGGGAACCGGACGTCCCGACGACGACGGCGTCCCCTGGGTTCCCGGGTCATGTCGGGCCGGGCCCTGCTCCCCACGACGCCCACGGGCGCCGTCGTCGGCAAGGAGCTCCGGATCTGGTGGCGGGACCCGTGGCGCAGTCTCGAGGTCCGCTCCTCCATCTGGTTCGGCATCCTCATCGCGCTCATCCTCTCGGTGACGGGCGGGAGCCCGTACGCGCCGTGGGCCGGCATGGCGATCGCCCTCATGGTGGGACTGAGCGGCGCGAACCTCTACGGCCAGGACGGAACGGCGCTCTGGCAGCTCGTCGTCGCCCAGTCGCCGCGCGCGATCCGCGCCGATGTGCGTGGCCGCCAGATCGGGATCGCCCTCGCGCTGGGGCTGCCCGCGCTCGTGCTGGTTGCCGCGGTCAGCGCTCTGGCGTCGTCGTGGACGTTCACCATCCCGATCGTCGCCGTCATCCTCGCCCTGCTGGGCGCTGGCAGCGGGGCCTCGGCGTTCCTGTCGGTGGTCGCGGTCACGCCGGGTGTGGAGCCGGCCAAGCGGGTCAACGCGAACGATGCCGGTGAGAACTCCATGGCGATCCAGATCGGCCTGTACACCACGTTGGTCCTCGCCTCCCCCACGCTCGCCGCTGTGGGCTTGCACCTGTTCGCCGGGTGGGGTGCCGGGGCGCCGTGGGCCGGTCCGGCGCTGCTCGGCATCGCCCTCGTCAACGCGCTCGTGGTCCCGTGGTGGCTCGGCGGCGTCGCCATCCGCACGCTCTCGCGAAGTCTGCCCGAGACGTTCGCTCGCCTGCGCTACCCCGGCATGAAGGTGGCCTCGGCCGGGAAGGCCACCGGCGGCGTCGTCGACTTCCTCGCCCGGACGACGGAGCAGAGCGCGCACGAGGCACGGAAGGCCGCCGCGGGTCAGCGCACCACGCCTGCTGCGAAGTAGGGGCGGGGTCGGCGTGCGACAGGCGCCGGCACCCGTCGCCACCGTGCGGCCAGTCCCCTGAACGTGGCCGAACGAGGGAACAACCACACGGTCGCCACCAGGGTGGCGACCGACGGACCCCTGCCGCGACGCACCGCCGCGCGCTAGGCTCCCCGGATGCCCACCCCCACCTGGGCCCGGCCATGCCCGGGCGCCGTCGTCGTGCGTGCCCTGCGGCCCGTCGCGGGGCCTCGATGAGCGCCGCGGACGTCGACCTGACCCGCGAGCTGGACGCGGAGCGCGCGCACCTCGTCGCCGCGCGGGAGGCGCTCGGACGGATGCGGGCTCGCGCCCAGCACGTGCTCGAGATCGGCTCCGGTGTCAGCGGGGACGCGTACGCAGCGGAGCGCCTCGGCTTCGCGCTCACGCGACGGGTCGCGGAGCTGGCAGACGACCCGGGCACGCCGCTGTTCTTCGGGCGGCTCGACTTCTCGCAGCCGCCCGACGGCGAGCACCCGCGGTGCTACATCGGCCGCCGGCACGTGACCGACGAGCGGCACGACCCGCTGGTGCTGGACTGGCGGGCACCCGTCTCGCGGGCGTTCTACCAGGCCAGCACGCGCACGCCGCACGGTGTGGCGACGCGACGCCGGTTCGGGTCGTCCGGCGGCGTGCTCACGAGCTTCGAGGACGAGCACCTCGACCGTGGGGAGTCCAGCGACGTCGCGTCGAGCCGCATCCTGACGGAGGAGATCGAGCGGCCCCGCGTCGGGCCGATGCGGGACATCGTCGCCACCATCCAGCCCGAGCAGGACGACCTGGTGCGTGCGGCGCTGAGCACGTCCCTGTGCGTGCAGGGCGGACCGGGCACCGGGAAGACCGCTGTCGGGCTCCACCGCGCGGCCTTCCTCCTGTACACCTACCGCTCGCAGCTCGAGCGCTCCCGGGTGCTCGTCGTCGGTCCGAACAGCGCCCTGCTGGCCTACGTCAGCGGCATCCTCCCCGCGCTCGGCGAGCTCGACGCCGTACAGGTGAGCATCGATGAGGTGTACACCGCTCCGGGCGAGCCCGCCGGTGCCTCCGACCCGCCGGCGGTCGAGTCTCTCAAGCACGACGCGCGGATGGCCGAGGTGCTGCACCGGGCGCTCTGGGCGCACGTGACACCCGCCGCTGACGTGCTCGCCGTCGCCCTCGGCGCGGACCGCTACACGCTCGGCCCCACGGAGCTCGACGGCGTCGTGCGCGAGGTCCTCGACCGCTCCCCGACGTACACCGGGGGCCGCGAGCTGGTGCGGGCGCGCATCGCCGCCCGGCTCGAGCGCGCCGTCGAGCTGCGGCGCGCTGAGAGCCCTGGCGAGGCGTGGGTGCGACGGACGGCCCGCAGCCGCCCGGTGACGGCGTTCCTCACCGGCGCCTGGCCGGCCGTGACGCCAGCGCAGGTGCTGCGGCGGCTGCTCGGCGACCCGGCCGTGCTAGCCGCGGCGGCCGAGGGCGTGCTCGACGAGGCGGAGCAGGAGGTGCTCGTCTCGACCTTCCGCTCCCGCTCCCGGCGGGCGGGCTGGAGCACCGCCGACGCCCTCCTCCTGGACGAGCTCGCCGCTCTCATGGAGCGACCCGCCACATACGGGCACATCATCGTGGACGAGGCCCAGGACCTCTCGCCGATGCAGTGCCGCGCACTGGCCCGGCGCAGCACGCACGGCTCGCTGACCGTGCTCGGCGACCTCGCCCAGGGGACGACGCCGTGGGCGGCACGCACGTGGACCGACGTGCTCACGCACCTCGGCCGAGCGGACGCCACCGTCGAGCACCTCACCACGGGATTCCGCGTGCCCGCTGTCGTGATGGACGTCGCGAACCGCCTCGTGCCGACGCTCGGCGACGACCTTCCGGTGACGCGCTCGTTGCGCCGGGACGGCGACTTCCGGGTGCGCCGCACCGGCGACCTCACCGCCGCCTACGTCGACGAGGCCCGTGCGGCGCTGGGCACGGAAGGGTCCGTCGGGCTGATCGTCCCGGACGCCGTCGCCGCGAGCGCCGGCGCGGCGCTGACAGGGAGCGGGCTCGCCTGGGGAGCCGCCGACGACCTCGAGTCGGCCGAGCGCCTCACGCTCGTCCCGGCGTCGCTCGCCAAGGGCCTGGAGTTCGACCACGTCGTCGCCGTCGAGCCGGCGCAGATCGTGGCCGCGGAGCCGCGCGGGCTGAACCGCCTCTACGTCGTCCTCACGCGGGCCGTCTCGCGTCTCGTCGTCGTGCACGCCGAGGACCTGCCGGCCGCCCTCGCCGTCGCCTGACCCCGCTCGTCACAGCAGATCCGCGAGGAGCCGCGCCGACCGCGCCGCGCCGTCGGTCTCCACGGGGCGGTAGTCGATGTCCCGGCCCAGCTCCTTGACGAGCGCCTCCGCGAGGCCGTCGGCGTCGGTCGCGGCGGCGTAGGGCAGGTGGGTGCCCGCGCGGTAGCGCTCTAGCCGGTGCCGCACGTGGAAGTTCTGCTCGAAGTGGTGCTCGAGCGGCACGTACAGGAACGGCCGCCGAAGCGCCGTCAGCTCCATGCACGTCGTCAGCCCGCCCTGCACGACGGCGACGTCGGACGCGGCGAGGAGCGCCGTGAGGTCGCCGCGGTATCCGTGCAGGCGGACGCCGCGACGTCGCGGGAGCGTGCGCGGATCGATGCGCGGGCCGGTGACGATCTCGAACCGGAGACCGGGCGCCAGCCGGCGCGCCACGGGCACCGCGTCCAGCACGCGCCGCAGCAGGTCGCCCCCGACGCCGGACCCGCCCACCGTGACGACGCACACCTGCTCGTCCGGCCGGTAGCCCAGGCGCTCGCGGATCTCCTCACGCTCCCCCAGCTCGCCCGGGTCGAAGCCCGTCACGTAGCCGGCGAAGGAGAAGTTGTCCTGCACCCAGCCGCGGATCTCCGGGAGATCCGGGCCGAACCGGTCGGGGACGACGTCGTCCGCGCTCCCGACGAAGATCGACGCGTCGCGGAGACGGCGGTACCGCGCCCGGTGCTCGATCATCTCCGCGTTGTAGTCGGCGGTGAGCGCACTTTCGTGCGCCCCGCCGTCCGGCATGGGCAACCACCCGACGAAGTCGGTGAACCAGGCGTAGGCCGAGCGCTTGAGCTCGGGGTTCTCGTGCAGGAAGTAGTCGACGTCCCACGCCTCGTCGCCGATCACGAGGTCGTAGTTCTCGGTCTCGGTCACCTCGTCGAACGTCATGAAGTTGCTGACGAGGATCTCGTCCATCCGCCGGATCGCGGCGAACGCATGCAGGTCGTGCTCGCCCGACTCGTGCTCGATGTGGCCGGACTCGCTCGCCAGATGGGCCGACGCCGGGTGGACGCGCTCGCCGGCGGCATCGAGAACTCGCGTGACGGGTTCCTGCGCCAACCAGTCGATCTCGAGCTCGGGGTGCAGGGCGCGGAGCTCCCGGGCGACGGCGAGGTCCCGCCGGGCGTGGCCGAGGCCGATGGGTGACGAGATGTAGAGCGCGCGCGCCCGGCGGTTCCGCCCGCGCGTCCACCGACGGGGTGCCGATGTCGGCGCGAGGCTCTCGGCGAACCGCCGGATCTCGTGGTTGACGAGAACGGGGTCCCGGAGATTCGGCCCGTGCCCGCCGCCTTCCACGCGGACGATCGTCCCGCCCGTCAGCTCGGCCAGGCGCTCCCCGTACTGGATCCCGCGCACGCGGTCGTCGGTGCCGTGCACGACGAGCACCGGGCACCGCACCTGCTCGCAGAGCGGCTCGATCAGGTCGCACACGGCGCCGTCGCACCCGAGGCGGCCGGCGGTCGTGTCGGCGAGCGTGGCCGGGCTGATCTCGTGACCCCAGGCGACGGCGTCCTCGATCTGCTTCGTCGAGTGCGGCTCGCTGAACATCTCGCCGAAGAAGAACCGCAGGAACGTGTCGTAGTCGTCGTCGTCGCCCTCGGTCCAGAAGTAGCGGTTGTACATCGCCCAGCCGTCGTGGTGGGAGTACCTGGCGTCCCAGGCGTACGTGTCGCGGTGCGAGCGCGGCACGTCGAACCCGCACGACGGCGCGATCGCGACGATGCCCTGCACGCGGCCGGGGTTCTCCGCGGCGACGTGGACGGCCCACGCCACCCCGCACGACAACCCCACGAGCGCCGCACGCTCGATGCCGGCGGCGTCCATCACGGCGACGGCGTCGGCGGCGTACTCGGCGTTCGTGTACGCCGCCGCACCTTCAGGGCGCCCGGAGGCACCGCTCCCCCGTCCGTCGAACGTGACGACCCGGAAGTGCCGCGCCAGGTAGGGCACCTGCGCCTTCCAGATGCGCGAG includes these proteins:
- a CDS encoding sensor histidine kinase produces the protein MTTSAGRSSPGAVESWALPGELARAVDEPSLLDPRRAAPRTTRDWIVDSVFFVVAVGIWLAETRALLSGFDIPAWLFRVDLMAGALMCVAMWWRRRFPVALGLMAAVVGSFSNSATGASLVCLFSLALHRGWRWSLPVTALALALGLPYLTTYFPAEVGSAVTWVVLVALLLLVVMIAGLAVRARRQVLLVLRERADAARREEGLRLERARDAERERIAREMHDVLAHRLSLLAVHAGALEYRVNQVAAAGAPPLTPADLERSVGVVRSNAHLALEELRGVLQVLRGSGEDDDGAAPPAPTLAGLPRLVQESESAGQRVRFTLDVPGDGADDALRPIGVGEAIPDGVQRTVYRVVQEGLTNARKHAPGAEVHVRIQVERGLAVVAVANPVPIGVTSSELPGARTGLHGLGERVRLHVGRDGDRGTVTHGIDGGQFRLDARIPWEP
- a CDS encoding YqeB family protein — its product is MPAPTRLEPSSTDRALTWLLLVGGGALLGWGVFAMHGWLLDLEWFPWRGPVELVGRFADATGPWAPAVFVGAGIVLGAVLALLSVADEVRVTVADDAVTIVKGDSTRTHRAEDVREALLDAKHLVLVAENGTDLARVKVEVGGDALASAFTQHGYRWTDPTHPKPPTPTDG
- a CDS encoding ABC transporter ATP-binding protein — protein: MTAFELDALTKDFSGTLAADAVSVSVPVGSLTGLVGPNGAGKTTSLSMAVGLLRPDSGTARVHGIDVWADPTRAKAMLGVLPDGLALPERLTGAELLRYWGLLRGMAPDVVASRTAELLRILELDEAEAKGVLVIEYSTGMRKKIGLATALLHSPKVLVLDEPFEAVDPVSARVLRAIMRRFVAAGGSIVISSHVMSLVEDLCDRVAIIAKGEVVAAGTLDEVRGDGSLEDVFVRLVGERSIGEEELAWLGS
- a CDS encoding HelD family protein, whose amino-acid sequence is MSAADVDLTRELDAERAHLVAAREALGRMRARAQHVLEIGSGVSGDAYAAERLGFALTRRVAELADDPGTPLFFGRLDFSQPPDGEHPRCYIGRRHVTDERHDPLVLDWRAPVSRAFYQASTRTPHGVATRRRFGSSGGVLTSFEDEHLDRGESSDVASSRILTEEIERPRVGPMRDIVATIQPEQDDLVRAALSTSLCVQGGPGTGKTAVGLHRAAFLLYTYRSQLERSRVLVVGPNSALLAYVSGILPALGELDAVQVSIDEVYTAPGEPAGASDPPAVESLKHDARMAEVLHRALWAHVTPAADVLAVALGADRYTLGPTELDGVVREVLDRSPTYTGGRELVRARIAARLERAVELRRAESPGEAWVRRTARSRPVTAFLTGAWPAVTPAQVLRRLLGDPAVLAAAAEGVLDEAEQEVLVSTFRSRSRRAGWSTADALLLDELAALMERPATYGHIIVDEAQDLSPMQCRALARRSTHGSLTVLGDLAQGTTPWAARTWTDVLTHLGRADATVEHLTTGFRVPAVVMDVANRLVPTLGDDLPVTRSLRRDGDFRVRRTGDLTAAYVDEARAALGTEGSVGLIVPDAVAASAGAALTGSGLAWGAADDLESAERLTLVPASLAKGLEFDHVVAVEPAQIVAAEPRGLNRLYVVLTRAVSRLVVVHAEDLPAALAVA
- a CDS encoding alpha/beta hydrolase; its protein translation is MSATESETPPARLGDARDPASRARLPDAAGVVERDGVALAWESYGQPGAQTLLLLPTWSIVPSRIWKAQVPYLARHFRVVTFDGRGSGASGRPEGAAAYTNAEYAADAVAVMDAAGIERAALVGLSCGVAWAVHVAAENPGRVQGIVAIAPSCGFDVPRSHRDTYAWDARYSHHDGWAMYNRYFWTEGDDDDYDTFLRFFFGEMFSEPHSTKQIEDAVAWGHEISPATLADTTAGRLGCDGAVCDLIEPLCEQVRCPVLVVHGTDDRVRGIQYGERLAELTGGTIVRVEGGGHGPNLRDPVLVNHEIRRFAESLAPTSAPRRWTRGRNRRARALYISSPIGLGHARRDLAVARELRALHPELEIDWLAQEPVTRVLDAAGERVHPASAHLASESGHIEHESGEHDLHAFAAIRRMDEILVSNFMTFDEVTETENYDLVIGDEAWDVDYFLHENPELKRSAYAWFTDFVGWLPMPDGGAHESALTADYNAEMIEHRARYRRLRDASIFVGSADDVVPDRFGPDLPEIRGWVQDNFSFAGYVTGFDPGELGEREEIRERLGYRPDEQVCVVTVGGSGVGGDLLRRVLDAVPVARRLAPGLRFEIVTGPRIDPRTLPRRRGVRLHGYRGDLTALLAASDVAVVQGGLTTCMELTALRRPFLYVPLEHHFEQNFHVRHRLERYRAGTHLPYAAATDADGLAEALVKELGRDIDYRPVETDGAARSARLLADLL